A single window of Paenibacillus sp. FSL H8-0537 DNA harbors:
- a CDS encoding ATP-binding cassette domain-containing protein produces MAKKLLEIKNLKQYFNEGRPNMVKAVDDVSFDIYEGETLGLVGESGCGKSTTGRTILRLYDATDGQVLFSGENVHGRKSRSELKRLNRKMQMIFQDPYASLNPRMTVGDIIAEGIDLHGLAKNSKERMARVHELLETVGLHKDYANRYPHEASGGQRQRIGIARALAVDPDFIIADEAISALDVSIQAQIINLMKKLQREKNLTYLFIAHDLSMVKYISDRIGVMYFGKLVELASADELYNNPMHPYTKSLLSAIPIPDPETERVRKRTPYDPNVHQYTPEDLPEIREVKPGHFVYCSKREMEQLQASH; encoded by the coding sequence ATGGCGAAGAAGCTGCTTGAAATCAAAAACCTAAAGCAATATTTCAATGAAGGCCGTCCGAATATGGTGAAAGCTGTCGACGATGTCAGCTTCGATATTTACGAAGGCGAGACGCTTGGACTTGTTGGCGAGTCGGGCTGTGGCAAATCAACGACCGGCAGAACGATTCTACGGCTGTATGACGCGACGGACGGGCAAGTGCTGTTCAGTGGTGAGAATGTTCACGGACGCAAGTCCAGGAGCGAACTGAAGCGTCTGAACCGCAAAATGCAAATGATTTTCCAAGATCCATATGCCTCGCTCAATCCGAGGATGACCGTTGGCGATATTATTGCCGAGGGCATTGACCTCCATGGTCTTGCAAAAAATAGCAAGGAGCGTATGGCGAGAGTGCATGAACTGCTGGAGACGGTAGGCCTGCACAAAGACTATGCGAATCGTTACCCGCATGAAGCGTCTGGCGGACAGCGTCAGCGGATCGGTATTGCTCGCGCGCTTGCGGTCGATCCTGACTTCATCATTGCCGATGAGGCGATTTCCGCGCTTGACGTATCCATTCAGGCCCAAATCATCAACCTGATGAAGAAGCTGCAGCGTGAGAAAAACCTGACTTATTTGTTTATTGCCCATGATTTGTCTATGGTTAAATATATTAGCGACCGCATCGGCGTGATGTACTTCGGCAAGCTTGTAGAGCTGGCTTCTGCGGATGAGCTTTACAACAATCCGATGCATCCTTATACGAAGTCGCTGCTGTCGGCCATTCCGATTCCCGATCCGGAGACGGAACGCGTGCGCAAACGGACGCCTTATGATCCCAATGTGCATCAATATACGCCAGAGGACCTTCCGGAAATTCGTGAAGTGAAGCCTGGGCATTTTGTATATTGCTCGAAACGTGAGATGGAGCAGCTGCAAGCTTCTCATTAA
- a CDS encoding sulfate ABC transporter substrate-binding protein: MLKGKWSVSLLLVLVLILSACGANGGNQGAGAGESPAASTDASTAGEKPAEPVKLLNVSYDPTRELYEEYNKAFLTYWKNKTGQDVTISQSHGGSGKQARAVIDGLKADVVTLALGYDIDSLVEPGLLSADWQSKFEHNSSPYTSTIVFLVRKGNPKGIKDWNDLIKDGVEVITPNPQTSGGARWNYLAAWGYALKQNNNDEAKAQEFITQLFKHVPVLDTGARGATTTFVEKGIGDVLLAWENEAFLSIKELGPDQFEIVYPSVSILAEPPVAVVDKNAEANKSTEVAKAYLEYLYSDEGQEIAAKNYYRPINETIAAKYADTFKKLDLLTIDGDFGGWKVAQEKHFNSGGIFEKIYTPGS; encoded by the coding sequence ATGTTAAAGGGGAAATGGTCGGTTTCATTATTGCTTGTATTGGTGCTCATCTTGTCCGCATGCGGAGCAAATGGAGGCAACCAGGGAGCAGGAGCAGGAGAGTCGCCAGCTGCATCAACAGACGCAAGTACCGCAGGAGAGAAACCAGCAGAACCAGTCAAGCTGCTAAATGTATCGTATGACCCGACTCGTGAGCTGTATGAGGAATATAATAAAGCCTTTTTAACCTATTGGAAAAATAAAACCGGCCAGGACGTGACGATCAGCCAGTCCCATGGTGGATCAGGCAAGCAAGCACGCGCAGTTATTGACGGTCTGAAAGCAGATGTCGTCACACTGGCGCTTGGCTACGATATTGATTCATTGGTAGAGCCGGGCCTGCTAAGTGCAGACTGGCAGTCCAAATTCGAGCACAACAGCTCGCCGTATACGTCAACAATCGTGTTCCTAGTACGCAAAGGCAACCCGAAGGGCATTAAAGACTGGAATGATTTGATTAAAGATGGCGTGGAGGTCATTACGCCGAACCCGCAAACGTCGGGTGGAGCTCGTTGGAACTATTTGGCGGCATGGGGCTATGCGCTGAAGCAGAATAACAATGACGAAGCGAAGGCGCAGGAGTTCATCACGCAGCTGTTCAAGCATGTACCCGTACTCGACACAGGCGCGCGCGGAGCAACAACGACCTTTGTAGAAAAAGGAATTGGCGATGTGCTGCTGGCTTGGGAAAATGAAGCATTCCTATCCATTAAGGAGCTTGGACCCGATCAATTCGAAATCGTCTATCCATCGGTCAGCATTTTGGCGGAGCCGCCTGTAGCGGTCGTTGATAAAAATGCCGAGGCTAATAAAAGCACTGAAGTAGCTAAAGCTTATCTGGAGTATTTATATTCGGATGAGGGCCAAGAGATTGCAGCTAAAAATTACTACCGTCCGATTAATGAGACGATTGCTGCAAAATATGCTGATACATTCAAAAAGCTGGATCTGCTGACGATCGACGGAGATTTTGGCGGCTGGAAAGTGGCGCAGGAGAAGCATTTTAATTCCGGCGGCATATTCGAAAAAATTTACACGCCAGGCTCGTAA
- the cysT gene encoding sulfate ABC transporter permease subunit CysT, with translation MLGSRWSKGRSRGGKARNVLPGFGLSMGFAIVYLSLIVLIPLASVFIKTTGLSFAEFWSTVTNPRVLASYRISFFTAFSAAAVNMVFGLLIAWVLVRYRFPGKKFIDSLVDLPFALPTAVAGIALTAIYAPNGWMGKLLQPIGLKVAYTPLGITIALIFIGIPFVVRTVQPVLQDLNKEIEEAAVMLGAYRMRTFWKVILPELMPALLTGFALAFARGIGEYGSVVFISGNMPMKTEIAPLLIMTKLEQFDYAGATAIALVMLVVSFLLLLFINFMQWRINRRVVEGG, from the coding sequence ATGTTAGGTTCCAGGTGGAGCAAAGGAAGGAGCAGAGGCGGCAAAGCGCGAAACGTTTTGCCCGGCTTCGGCCTATCAATGGGGTTTGCAATTGTGTATTTGAGCTTGATCGTTCTAATCCCGCTAGCCAGCGTATTCATTAAGACGACAGGGCTCAGCTTTGCAGAATTTTGGAGCACGGTAACGAATCCAAGGGTTCTGGCTTCTTACCGAATCAGCTTCTTCACCGCTTTCAGCGCCGCAGCCGTCAATATGGTGTTCGGCCTGCTCATTGCGTGGGTGCTGGTACGCTACCGTTTTCCGGGCAAAAAATTTATCGACAGTCTCGTCGATCTACCATTCGCGCTGCCGACAGCGGTGGCGGGAATTGCGCTGACGGCGATTTATGCGCCGAATGGCTGGATGGGCAAGCTGCTGCAGCCGATTGGGCTCAAGGTGGCCTATACGCCGCTCGGCATTACGATCGCCCTTATCTTTATAGGCATTCCCTTCGTTGTCCGTACGGTGCAGCCAGTGCTGCAGGACCTCAATAAAGAAATAGAAGAGGCCGCAGTTATGCTTGGCGCCTACCGGATGCGTACCTTTTGGAAAGTAATATTGCCTGAGCTGATGCCGGCTCTGCTTACGGGGTTCGCCCTGGCGTTTGCTCGCGGCATTGGCGAATACGGCTCCGTCGTATTCATCTCCGGCAATATGCCGATGAAAACGGAAATCGCCCCGCTTCTTATTATGACGAAGCTGGAGCAGTTTGATTACGCAGGGGCTACCGCAATCGCACTCGTGATGCTCGTCGTCTCGTTCCTGCTGCTGCTGTTCATTAATTTCATGCAGTGGCGGATTAACCGCCGCGTCGTAGAAGGAGGCTAA
- the cysW gene encoding sulfate ABC transporter permease subunit CysW, which translates to MAGAITTHLSSEASKRPKHINEPVLVRIVLITVALIFLALVVLLPLVSVFVEAFKKGFDVYRAAITDPDALSALRLTLLVAVIAVPLNTLFGISAAWAISKFRFRGKQFLITLIDLPFAVSPVISGLIYILMFGAQGFFGPWLDSHGIQLVFALPGIVLATVFVTVPFIARELIPLMQAQGVTEEEAAASLGAKGWQIFWRVTYPNIKWGLLYGIILCNARAMGEFGAVSVVSGHIRGQTNTLPLHIEILYNEYQFSASFAVASLLVMLAFVTLIVKSLMEWQMNKRASAQIV; encoded by the coding sequence ATGGCTGGAGCAATTACAACGCATTTATCGAGCGAGGCCTCCAAGCGGCCTAAGCATATTAATGAACCGGTACTGGTGCGAATTGTGCTCATAACGGTAGCGCTCATTTTCCTCGCGCTGGTCGTGCTGCTGCCGCTCGTCTCTGTCTTTGTTGAAGCGTTTAAGAAGGGCTTTGATGTTTACCGCGCCGCGATCACCGATCCCGACGCATTATCGGCACTGAGACTGACGTTGCTCGTAGCCGTAATCGCCGTGCCGCTGAATACGCTGTTCGGCATATCCGCTGCATGGGCAATCAGCAAGTTCCGTTTTCGCGGCAAGCAGTTTTTAATTACGCTCATTGATTTGCCGTTTGCCGTATCTCCGGTCATATCCGGACTTATCTATATTCTAATGTTTGGCGCACAAGGCTTCTTCGGTCCTTGGCTCGATTCTCATGGCATTCAGCTCGTCTTCGCCCTGCCGGGCATCGTGCTGGCAACTGTATTCGTCACGGTGCCATTCATTGCCCGTGAGCTCATACCGCTCATGCAGGCGCAGGGAGTCACAGAAGAGGAAGCGGCGGCAAGCCTTGGCGCGAAGGGCTGGCAAATTTTCTGGCGGGTCACCTATCCGAACATTAAGTGGGGCCTGCTGTACGGCATTATATTGTGTAATGCGCGAGCGATGGGTGAGTTTGGAGCTGTCTCGGTCGTATCGGGCCACATTCGCGGACAGACCAATACGCTGCCGCTGCATATTGAGATTTTGTATAACGAATACCAATTTTCAGCTTCATTCGCCGTTGCATCGCTGCTCGTTATGCTGGCGTTCGTAACGCTTATCGTCAAGTCGCTTATGGAATGGCAAATGAACAAACGGGCTTCTGCCCAAATCGTCTGA
- a CDS encoding YezD family protein, which produces MAKPLEIDQQWLKRIADQVGGLQYGSVNITVHDGRIVQIDRTERTRYDQPSSKQQEAQSVKQQASNSHNNSSSNSNKHQTA; this is translated from the coding sequence ATGGCAAAACCTTTGGAAATCGATCAGCAGTGGCTGAAACGAATTGCGGATCAGGTGGGCGGGCTGCAATATGGAAGTGTAAATATTACGGTGCATGACGGCAGAATCGTTCAGATTGATCGGACAGAGCGGACGCGCTACGATCAGCCCTCCAGCAAGCAGCAGGAAGCTCAGAGCGTTAAGCAGCAAGCAAGCAATAGCCATAATAATAGCAGCAGTAATAGCAACAAGCATCAAACGGCTTAA
- a CDS encoding YqzM family protein: MENVRDPREHYNEEPRHDLMDVVFGFGGMLGLMTVMFAAAVIVKFIIS; encoded by the coding sequence ATGGAGAACGTTAGAGACCCGCGCGAGCATTATAACGAAGAACCGCGCCACGACTTGATGGATGTAGTGTTCGGCTTTGGTGGCATGCTTGGTCTAATGACTGTCATGTTTGCTGCAGCTGTAATCGTGAAATTTATCATATCGTAA
- the uvrC gene encoding excinuclease ABC subunit UvrC produces the protein MNQHEEKQAVSPAEAAELIRHKLALLPDQPGCYLMKNGEGTIIYVGKAKILKNRVRSYFNGSHNGKTQRLVAEIRDFDFILTKSNMEALILECNLIKQYHPRYNVLLKDDKSFPYIKITHEQHPKLEVTRRMAKDKGKYFGPYPNAYAAQQTKKLLDRLYPMRKCKTLPDKVCLYYHMGQCIAPCEYEIEPGTYEAMVQEITRFLNGGHDVVRTDLQRKMEASAEQLEFERAKEYRDQIIAIDAVMEKQKITMSDALDRDIFGYAVEKGWMCVQILYMRQGKLIERHGTTFPYYGEEYDDFMTFVTQYYSENPALPKQILLPLAPEQTELALAAGKPAVGTQETTAAYLEQEAASSANEAARDMVDAASLVVVVDEDTQEEAQQPKEKELSVAEEAAAALHHWLKVKVLLPQRGRKSEVVSMATENAKVALADKFRLIERDEERSVKAAAGLAEWLGLPQATRIEAFDNSNIQGTNPVSAMVVFIDGKPDRKEYRKYKVKTVVGPDDYETMREVIRRRYERVLKDQLVAPDLIVVDGGKGQISAAIDVLQNELNLFIPVCGLVKDAKHRTAQLMTGDPAEIIPLPRDSQEFYLLQRIQDEVHRFAITFHREQRGKSMVVSQLDAIPGIGEKRRKLLLKHFGSIKKIKEATVEDFRPLSIGDKLAAQIIAALGEEASP, from the coding sequence ATGAATCAGCATGAGGAGAAACAGGCGGTCAGCCCGGCTGAAGCGGCGGAGCTTATTCGTCACAAGCTGGCGCTGCTTCCGGACCAGCCCGGCTGCTATTTGATGAAGAATGGTGAAGGCACAATCATTTATGTCGGCAAAGCCAAAATTTTAAAAAATCGCGTCCGCTCGTATTTCAATGGCTCTCATAATGGGAAGACGCAGCGCCTCGTTGCGGAAATCCGCGATTTTGATTTTATATTGACGAAGAGCAACATGGAGGCGCTCATTCTCGAGTGCAATCTCATTAAGCAATATCACCCGCGCTATAACGTTTTGCTGAAGGATGACAAATCCTTTCCTTATATAAAAATTACGCATGAGCAGCATCCAAAACTCGAGGTAACCCGCAGGATGGCCAAGGATAAGGGGAAATACTTCGGCCCTTATCCGAATGCTTATGCAGCCCAGCAGACGAAGAAGCTGCTGGACCGGCTGTATCCGATGCGCAAATGCAAGACGCTGCCTGACAAGGTATGCCTGTATTATCACATGGGGCAATGTATTGCGCCTTGTGAATATGAGATCGAGCCCGGCACCTATGAGGCGATGGTTCAGGAAATTACCCGTTTCCTGAATGGCGGCCATGATGTGGTGCGGACGGATTTGCAGCGTAAGATGGAGGCTTCCGCCGAGCAGCTGGAGTTTGAGCGGGCGAAGGAATACCGCGATCAGATTATTGCCATTGATGCGGTGATGGAGAAGCAGAAAATTACGATGTCGGACGCCTTAGACCGCGATATTTTCGGCTATGCCGTCGAGAAGGGCTGGATGTGCGTCCAGATCCTATATATGCGCCAAGGCAAGCTTATTGAGCGCCATGGTACGACCTTCCCTTATTATGGCGAAGAATACGATGATTTTATGACCTTCGTAACTCAATATTATAGTGAAAACCCTGCGCTGCCGAAGCAGATCTTGCTGCCACTTGCACCAGAGCAAACAGAGCTTGCTTTGGCTGCGGGCAAGCCAGCAGTAGGAACGCAGGAGACGACCGCAGCCTATCTTGAACAGGAGGCGGCGTCAAGCGCAAATGAGGCAGCAAGGGATATGGTTGATGCAGCGAGCTTAGTCGTTGTGGTTGATGAAGATACGCAAGAGGAAGCCCAGCAGCCCAAAGAGAAGGAGCTGTCCGTTGCTGAGGAGGCCGCTGCTGCGCTGCACCACTGGCTGAAGGTCAAGGTGCTGCTGCCGCAGCGCGGACGCAAGAGCGAGGTCGTCTCGATGGCGACGGAGAACGCCAAGGTTGCGCTTGCCGACAAGTTCCGGCTCATTGAGCGGGATGAGGAGCGCAGCGTCAAGGCGGCGGCAGGGCTTGCCGAATGGCTCGGCTTGCCGCAGGCGACCCGAATTGAGGCGTTTGACAACTCCAACATTCAAGGGACGAACCCGGTATCGGCAATGGTCGTATTCATTGACGGCAAGCCGGACCGTAAGGAATACCGCAAATACAAGGTCAAGACGGTCGTTGGGCCAGATGATTACGAGACGATGCGCGAGGTCATTCGCAGACGCTATGAGCGGGTGCTGAAGGATCAACTGGTAGCGCCGGATCTCATTGTCGTCGATGGCGGCAAGGGACAAATTTCCGCAGCGATTGATGTGCTGCAAAATGAGCTGAACCTGTTTATTCCGGTATGCGGCCTCGTCAAGGATGCCAAGCACCGGACGGCCCAGCTCATGACTGGCGATCCCGCCGAAATTATTCCGCTGCCGCGCGACAGCCAAGAGTTTTATTTGCTGCAGCGCATACAAGATGAGGTTCACCGCTTCGCGATTACGTTCCACCGCGAGCAGCGCGGCAAGTCGATGGTCGTCTCACAGCTCGATGCCATTCCGGGCATAGGCGAGAAGCGGCGCAAGCTGCTGCTGAAGCATTTTGGCTCCATCAAAAAAATAAAAGAGGCCACGGTGGAAGATTTCCGGCCTCTTTCAATAGGAGATAAGCTTGCCGCACAAATTATTGCGGCACTGGGGGAGGAGGCGTCGCCGTAA
- a CDS encoding CPBP family intramembrane glutamic endopeptidase: MIEFIAPREWKKFVWAAVIGAVVFIFLQIMPMLGGPDSGASESQGNVIGNEAALQKATEFAEKQFGVNVTDAHAVYQTDSNETGYLIKEKLYEDYASKYMQQFPLDTYQTQVTLDNGSTAFVYLHMQSGSVVAWNLIGAATSALSINGQKQLIDAAASFATTQGFQAKDLNDATVNSLGQVVIHPTGYAAGSSQLELRFGFSQNGDKTIISTYKPAFVPPSDYVAIVEQQKNTADVLSLISLTYMTFITLVLAIIYAILYRRHTTFKRGIVISLIFTVFYIINNLGIMDGIIAQQGEQVMSDGQVSFMAWFTALLLIPVGAAVYFSFVAGDGMWRSWKRPVWPGFREKNYGEHVWRSMGLGYLIALILLGVQSVIFLVLESAIGSWSTSDATQSPYNIKWLWLMPMLAWCAAISEEAIYRFFGIALFRRWFKNIYVAALIPTILWALGHVAYPIFPFYTRLIELIIIGMIFSYIFLRYSLITAIFVHAIFDSLLMGFSLVSVGGALNIGAAIFYAVLPVPIAYIIRIWHRKKGGRPPQLTATPPPPVPQ, from the coding sequence ATGATTGAATTTATTGCTCCACGCGAGTGGAAGAAATTTGTATGGGCCGCTGTCATTGGCGCTGTCGTTTTTATATTTTTGCAAATCATGCCCATGCTTGGCGGCCCAGATTCGGGCGCATCGGAATCACAGGGCAACGTTATTGGCAATGAGGCAGCCCTGCAAAAAGCAACGGAATTTGCCGAGAAGCAGTTCGGCGTTAACGTTACGGACGCTCACGCCGTTTATCAAACCGATAGCAATGAAACTGGCTATTTGATAAAGGAAAAGCTGTACGAGGATTATGCGTCCAAATATATGCAGCAGTTTCCGCTCGACACCTATCAAACACAAGTTACGCTTGACAATGGCAGCACCGCGTTCGTCTATCTCCACATGCAAAGCGGCAGCGTTGTCGCATGGAATCTCATTGGAGCAGCTACGAGCGCACTTTCCATTAATGGGCAGAAGCAGCTTATCGATGCAGCGGCCAGCTTTGCGACTACGCAAGGCTTTCAAGCCAAGGATTTGAACGATGCTACCGTTAACTCCCTTGGACAGGTCGTCATTCATCCAACAGGCTATGCAGCAGGCAGCTCTCAGCTTGAGTTGCGATTTGGCTTCAGTCAGAATGGCGACAAAACCATTATTTCGACTTATAAGCCCGCCTTTGTTCCACCCTCAGACTATGTCGCCATTGTTGAGCAGCAAAAAAATACGGCCGACGTCTTATCGTTGATTAGCCTCACCTACATGACTTTCATCACGCTGGTGCTTGCTATTATTTATGCGATATTATACCGCCGTCATACGACATTCAAACGCGGCATTGTCATTAGCCTTATTTTCACCGTTTTTTATATTATTAACAATCTAGGCATTATGGACGGCATCATAGCTCAGCAAGGCGAACAAGTGATGAGCGATGGTCAGGTGTCCTTCATGGCATGGTTTACTGCGCTTCTGCTCATTCCAGTTGGCGCGGCCGTCTATTTCTCCTTCGTCGCCGGAGACGGCATGTGGCGCTCGTGGAAACGTCCGGTATGGCCAGGCTTCCGGGAAAAAAACTACGGCGAGCATGTATGGCGCAGCATGGGACTCGGTTATTTGATTGCCCTGATTTTGCTGGGCGTGCAATCGGTCATTTTTCTGGTGCTCGAATCGGCAATCGGCAGTTGGAGCACCAGCGATGCGACCCAGTCTCCCTACAACATCAAATGGCTGTGGCTCATGCCGATGCTGGCTTGGTGCGCAGCGATTTCCGAGGAAGCCATTTACCGATTTTTCGGCATTGCCTTGTTCCGCAGATGGTTCAAAAATATTTATGTCGCTGCCTTGATCCCGACTATATTGTGGGCGCTCGGGCATGTCGCCTATCCGATCTTCCCATTTTACACCAGGCTGATTGAGCTCATAATTATCGGGATGATCTTCAGCTACATTTTTCTGCGCTACAGCCTCATTACCGCCATATTTGTTCATGCGATATTTGATTCGCTCTTAATGGGCTTCTCGCTCGTATCTGTTGGCGGCGCTTTAAATATCGGGGCAGCGATTTTCTACGCTGTTCTGCCCGTTCCCATTGCCTATATCATACGGATATGGCATAGAAAAAAAGGAGGAAGGCCGCCGCAGCTTACGGCGACGCCTCCTCCCCCAGTGCCGCAATAA
- a CDS encoding TrkH family potassium uptake protein, producing MNISFFSLLKWSPPRILVVGFAIIIMLGALLLSLPFASADGSGLRFLDAFFTATSATSVTGLVVVDSGTYFSVAGQVIIMLLIQIGGLGFMTMGTLFALVLKKRISLRERLILQEAMNQGSMEGIIRLIRKVIVYSLSFELVGTLLFTLRFAYDMPFGKALYFGVFHAVSLFNNAGFDIFGDYRSLTLYVDDPIVNLTAMLLIISGGLGFIVISDLLEFRRRKGLSLHSKVVLVMTGSLIAVGAVVIFIFEFSNMRTLGSLDWGGKILSSFFQSVSPRTAGANTLNYADLRQATLFFTIILMFIGASPGSTGGGIKTTTFMTLIGAVVAMFRGKEDIVLFRFRLGKERVLKALTITMLSLSLVVVVTMLLSATEDQQFIKILFEATSAFGTVGLSMGITPELSDFGKIIISITMFAGRLGPLTLAYALNPKVSKELYRYPEGKITIG from the coding sequence ATGAACATTTCGTTTTTTTCCTTACTTAAATGGTCCCCGCCACGCATATTGGTCGTGGGCTTTGCGATTATTATTATGCTGGGGGCTCTGCTGCTATCCCTGCCATTTGCCTCGGCCGACGGCAGCGGGCTGCGATTTCTGGATGCTTTTTTTACAGCTACCTCGGCAACTAGCGTGACGGGGCTTGTGGTCGTGGATTCCGGTACCTATTTCTCGGTCGCTGGACAGGTTATTATTATGCTGCTGATTCAGATCGGCGGGCTCGGCTTTATGACGATGGGCACGCTGTTCGCGCTGGTACTGAAAAAGCGCATATCGCTGCGCGAGCGGCTCATTTTGCAAGAAGCCATGAATCAGGGGAGCATGGAGGGCATCATTCGGCTCATCCGCAAGGTCATTGTATATTCGTTATCCTTTGAGCTCGTCGGCACGCTGCTGTTCACACTGCGCTTCGCTTACGACATGCCGTTTGGCAAGGCACTGTATTTCGGTGTGTTTCATGCTGTATCGCTGTTTAACAATGCAGGCTTTGATATTTTTGGCGACTACCGCAGCTTGACGCTGTATGTGGATGATCCGATTGTGAACCTGACTGCCATGCTGCTTATTATATCCGGGGGTCTCGGTTTTATCGTCATCTCGGATTTGCTGGAATTCCGCCGCCGCAAGGGGCTGTCGCTGCACAGCAAAGTGGTGCTGGTTATGACAGGATCGCTCATCGCAGTCGGAGCGGTCGTTATTTTCATATTTGAGTTTTCGAATATGAGGACGCTTGGCTCGCTGGACTGGGGCGGAAAAATTCTGTCTTCCTTCTTTCAGTCCGTCTCGCCGAGGACGGCAGGGGCTAACACGCTGAACTATGCCGACTTACGGCAGGCGACTTTATTTTTCACCATTATATTAATGTTTATTGGCGCATCTCCCGGCTCGACTGGGGGCGGGATCAAGACGACGACGTTTATGACGCTCATAGGGGCGGTTGTCGCGATGTTTCGGGGGAAAGAGGACATTGTACTGTTCCGCTTTCGCCTCGGCAAGGAGCGGGTGCTCAAGGCGCTTACGATTACGATGCTGTCGCTGTCGCTTGTCGTAGTCGTTACGATGCTGTTATCCGCAACGGAGGATCAGCAGTTTATTAAAATTTTGTTTGAAGCAACCTCCGCCTTCGGAACGGTAGGACTGTCGATGGGCATAACGCCAGAGCTGAGCGATTTTGGGAAAATTATCATTTCCATTACGATGTTCGCTGGGCGTCTAGGACCACTGACGCTAGCTTACGCGCTTAATCCGAAAGTTAGCAAGGAGCTTTATCGGTATCCAGAAGGCAAAATTACAATTGGATAG
- a CDS encoding TrkA family potassium uptake protein, whose amino-acid sequence MKKNQFVIVGLGRFGSSLGRELIQLGYEVLGVDKDEEVVQEMSDVLTYTVSADCTDEETLRSIGVRNFDVGVVAIGDDIQASILTTILLKDLGVKTVVAKAMDELHGRVLEKIGVDRVIYPERDMGIRVAHQLVSPNLLDYIELSKDYTIAELVVTGKMHGKTLSDLDLRARFGCSIVAINKPNGIIIAPTATDVLYERDVMVVIGTNEQIEQFEEAATR is encoded by the coding sequence ATGAAAAAGAACCAGTTCGTCATAGTGGGGCTTGGGCGTTTCGGCTCAAGCCTTGGCAGAGAGTTGATTCAGCTAGGCTACGAGGTATTAGGCGTTGATAAGGATGAGGAGGTCGTGCAGGAGATGAGCGATGTGCTCACTTATACGGTTTCGGCCGACTGCACGGACGAGGAGACGCTGCGCTCGATTGGCGTGCGAAATTTTGACGTTGGCGTTGTAGCGATTGGCGATGATATTCAAGCGAGCATTTTGACGACGATTTTGCTCAAGGACTTAGGCGTTAAGACAGTGGTGGCAAAAGCGATGGACGAGCTGCACGGAAGGGTGCTGGAAAAAATCGGCGTGGATCGCGTTATTTATCCAGAGCGGGATATGGGCATTCGTGTCGCACATCAGCTGGTGTCGCCGAATCTGCTTGATTACATCGAGCTGTCCAAGGATTATACAATTGCCGAGCTTGTCGTCACGGGAAAAATGCATGGCAAGACACTCAGCGATCTCGACCTGCGTGCCCGCTTCGGGTGCAGCATAGTAGCGATTAATAAGCCTAATGGCATTATTATTGCCCCGACGGCAACAGATGTGCTTTACGAGCGTGATGTTATGGTCGTTATCGGGACGAATGAGCAGATTGAGCAGTTTGAAGAGGCAGCAACAAGGTGA